The genomic stretch CTGTACATCGAATGGGTCGCACCCAATGTCTCGGGCAAAATTGAGTTCTCGTTTCAAAATCAAAACGGTGACGTCGTGCGTCAAACTCTTGTTCCTACTCCATAACTGCCTGCGTCGCCCGTACATAGGCAAAAACGCCCATGAGCTGGGCGTTTTTTGATTCCGATTAGGAAGCGGCAGCCGTTTTGGTTTTCACACCCGCTTCGTTGAGCATCCATTCGATGAACACACCGTATCCTTGCGTTGGATCGTTGACAAAGACGTGGGTGACCGCACCGACAACTTTGCCTTCCTGCAAGATCGGACTGCCGCTCATCCCTTGGATGATCCCGCCCGTCTTCGAAAGCAGGCGCGGGTCGGTGACTTTGATCACCATGCTTTTGGTCGCCGGATACTTTTGTCGCATGACGTTGACGATCTGAATGTCAAACTCCTCGACCTTCTGCCCATCTACGACGGTGAGAATCGACGCTTTCCCTTCATGCACCTGCTCGGCAAGTGCGATCGGCAAGGCTTTGTTGACTTTGGCGTTATCCGGCAAGGACTCCATCTTGCCGAAGATCCCAAAGTCGCTGTTGCGGGTGATCGAGCCGAGCACGCGATCTTCGTCGATGAAGATCCCCCTTTTTTCGCCAGGTGTGCCGCTCTCCCCTTTATCGATCGAGGTCACTCGCGAATGCACCACTTGTCCTTCACCGACGCCAATCGGCTGACCCGTGTCCACATCGGTGATCACATGGCCCAGCGCGCCAAAAACTTTATAATCTGGCTGATAGAACGTCAAGGTGCCAACTCCTGCTGCCGAGTCACGAATGTAGAGCCCGATCCGATAGGTTTCGCCGTCTTTGTCATAGATCGGCTTGACCTTAACCTTCAACATCTCTTTAGCGCGCTTGACGGTAAACTCCAGCGAACGCTCCATTTTCC from Tumebacillus algifaecis encodes the following:
- the spoIVB gene encoding SpoIVB peptidase; its protein translation is MTKHTRRKLLGLFVATMFVALCWFTPIHQLASIPQELRILQGTSTALDVGLRSFATVTTSEPDVVSVAGSPEVESTSRHKQSLKLDSGKTGSANLQVKLFGMIPVKSVHVSVVPDLKVIPGGQSIGVKLKSSGIMVVGYNLVKSGSESVSPAEQAQIKVGDIITAIDGHKVKSVEEAADWINKAGKMERSLEFTVKRAKEMLKVKVKPIYDKDGETYRIGLYIRDSAAGVGTLTFYQPDYKVFGALGHVITDVDTGQPIGVGEGQVVHSRVTSIDKGESGTPGEKRGIFIDEDRVLGSITRNSDFGIFGKMESLPDNAKVNKALPIALAEQVHEGKASILTVVDGQKVEEFDIQIVNVMRQKYPATKSMVIKVTDPRLLSKTGGIIQGMSGSPILQEGKVVGAVTHVFVNDPTQGYGVFIEWMLNEAGVKTKTAAAS